TATTAATAAAAATAAAAAAATGCACATATATTGGTAATATATTGTGTTTTTATGCTTATCTTTGCAAGAGTTTATATGCACATTTATTGTGAATTACAATCATCTAATCAAATAATATGAACAAAAAACAAATTATTCTGCTGTCAGCAACCGCACTGCTGCTGACATCATGCTCCGGAAAGCTCGGAGAGCTTTCAGCTGACAATTTCAGCGTTAATCCAAACCCACTAGAGACACAGGCTGGTGAAGTTCCTGCAACCATTAACGGCATGTTCCCAGAGAAGTACATGAAGAAGAAGGCTGTGGTTACAGTAACACCTGAGCTGCGCTTCCAGACCACTAACGGCATGCAGGCTGTTAAGGGTACCAGCGCTACATTCCAGGGCGAGAAGGTACAGGGCAACGACCAGACCATCTCTTACCTCGTTGGTGGTCGCTACACCATGAAGACCAACTTCGCATATCAGCCAGAGATGCAGGAGAGCGAGCTCTACCTCACTTTCGACGCAAAGATAGGCAAGAAGACCGTTCAGGTGCCCGACGTAAAGGTGGCTACCGGCGTTATCGCTACATCTGAGCTCTACAAGAGAACACTCGCCAACACACAGGGTGCTGTTGCTCAGGACGCTTTCCAGCGTATCATCCCACAGAAGCAGGAAGCTAACATCAAGTTCCTCATTGGTCAGGCACAGCTTCGCAAGAGCGAGCTGCAGAACAACTCTGTACAGGAGTTCGTTCGCTTGCTGAACGAGATTGCTCAGGATCAGGAGAGCAAGGTTCTCGAGGGCATCGAGGTTTCTGCATACGCTTCACCTGATGGTGGCTACCAGCTGAACGAGAAGCTCGCCGGCAACCGTGAGAAGGTTTCTGAGGACTACCTGAAGAAGGAGATGAAGAAGATCGGCAGCAACTCACCTGTTGACACTAAGTACACCGCTGAGGACTGGGAAGGCTTCCAGGAGCTCGTATCTGCTTCAAACATCCAGGACAAGGATGTTATCCTCCGCGTCCTCTCAATGTACAAGGATCCCGAGGAGCGTGAGAATCAGATCAAGGCTATCTCTTCTGCTTTCCGTGAGCTCGCTGACGGCATCCTGCCTCAGTTGCGCCGCGCTCGCCTGACAGCTAACTACCAGCTCATCGGCCGTGACGACGACCAGATTAAGTTCCAGATCAGCAGCGACGCTTCTAAGCTGACCGTTGAAGAGCTGCTCTATGGTGCAACTCTCTATGACAACGACCTGAAGAGCGCAGAGAACGCATACAAGAAGGCTGTTGAGCTCTATCCTAACGACGCTCGCGCTTACAACAACCTCGCTACCATCGCTTACCAGAAGGGTAACCTCAGCGAAGCACAGCAGTGGCTCGAGAAGGCTCAGAAGGTTAACGCTAACCTGCCTGAGATCAACGCAAACCTCGGTCTCATCGCTCTCCGCAACGGTGACATCCAGGCTGCTGAGAACTACATCGCTAAGGCTTCTGCCGCTAACGGTGCCAAGGAGGCTATCGGCAACCTGCACCTCGCACAGGGCAAGTACGCTCAGGCTGAGCAGGACTTCAACGGTATCAACACCAACTCTGCTGCTCTTGCTCAGATCATGAACAAGAACTACAACGCTGCTGCCAACACTCTGAAGAACGTGAAGAATGCTGACGGCATGACCGACTACCTGAAGGCTATCGTAGCTGCTCGCACTGGCAAGGCTTCTGACGCTGCCATCGCACTGCAGTCTGCACTGGCTAAGGACGCTTCTCTCCGCCCATACGCTGAAAAGGACAAGGAGTTGAAGAAGTAATTCAACGATACTATCAAATGTGGAATGAGAAATGTGGTAATCCGACACTTCTCATTCCACATTTTCACTTTTATATCATTCACATTTCATTTGAAACATCTACTAAGCATATTGCTCATAGCCGTTCTGCTCGCGTCGTGCAGCTCGCGTAGAGGCAACTTCCGTCTCGAAGGCGAGTTCAGAAACATGAACCAGGCAGAACTTTACATCTATGATGCAGTAAAAGGACATAAGGACACTATCGGTGTGAGCCGCGGACGTTTCGTCTATGAGCGTGCGGTGGCCGACACGTCAACACTTGTCCTTATCTTCCCTAACTACTCCACAATACCCGTCTTCGCATATTCAGGAGCAAAGATAAAGCTGAAAGGCGATGTCTCTCAGCTGAAGAAAGTTGAGCTGAAAGGCTCTGACGAGAACGAAGACATGACAGCCTTCCGACTGAAGACAAGTCAGATGACTCCCCCTGAGGTGAAAGAGGCTGCCGCAAAGTTCATTGAAGAGCACCCACAGTCATACGTGAGCCTCTATCTGCTGAACCATTATTTCATAGAAACCGTTTCGCCTGATTATGAAGAAGCCTACCGCCTGAGCAACATCCTGCTCACGGCAACCCCGACACGACGACCCGTAATCCTGCTGCATAAGAGCCTCAAGACACTACATGCCGGTGCCGTGGGCAGTAAGCTGCCTGTCTTTGCAGTTATGGATATCAACAATAAAGTACTCACCACAAGCTACCTGCGCAAGAAGATCAATGTGGTATGCCTGTGGGCAAACTGGAGCTACGACAGCCGCAACACAATGTCACAGCTCAACAGACTGCAGAAGAAACACCCAGACAAGCTGGCGGTGATGGGCATATCCATTGACGCCACAAAAGACGAGAGCAAAGACTGGCGCCGACGCGACAGCATCAGCTGTGCAATAGTCTGCGATGGAAAGATGTGGAGCAGTCCGCTGGCACAGAGCATGGGACTGACAAACATCTACTCGAACATAATAGCCGACAAGAACGGAAACATCATTAAACGCGACATCGAAAAAAGCTATGACCTCAAGAAGGAGATAGAAAAGATGTTGGAAGAGAAATGACACTGTAAAGGAAAAAGACACCATGGACTATACTCTGAACATTAACGGACGACTGCTTTCACTGGAGAAGCCAGTGGTCATGGGCATACTCAATGCAACGCCAGACTCGTTCTATGCCTCAAGCCGTCAGCAGACGGAGAGCGACATAGCCCAAAGGGCAAGAGAGATAATAGACCAGGGAGGCACGATAATCGACGTGGGTGCCTACTCCACCCGACCGGGACATGCCGAGGTTACTCAGGAGGAGGAGATGAGCCGACTGCGCACGGCACTGAAGGTTATAAACTCGGAAGTCTCTGACCCCATCATCTCGATAGACACCTTCCGCCCTGACGTGGCCCGCATGGCAGTAGAGGAATACGGTGCTGCCATAATAAACGATGTTAGCGAGGGCAACGAACAGATGTTCCGCTTGGTGGCCCGTATGGGAGTGCCCTATATACTGATGTCAGTACAGCCCGACCTGCGCTCAACACTGCTCATGCTTGCGAAGAAGGTGCAGCAGCTGCGCGACATGGGACAGAAAGACATAATCATTGACCCTGGCTTCGGCTTCGGAAAGACCGTGGAGCAGAACTACCAGCTGTTCAACGAGATGGAAAAGCTCAGCGTCATGGAGCTGCCACTGCTGGTAGGCATCTCGCGCAAGTCGATGATATTCAAGCTGCTCGGCTGCACACCCAACGAAGCGCTCAACGGCACCACCGTGCTCAACACCATAGCACTCACAAAGGGTGCCTCGATACTGCGCGTACACGACGTAAAGGAAGCAGTGGAATGCTGTAAGATAACATCTCAGTTCTCACCTCTAACCTCTCACCCCTAACCTCTATGTTTATAGAATTTGGCATAAAAGACTTTATCGACATACTATGGGCAGCACTTATGCTCTACTACGTGTACCGACTGATGCGCGAGTCACGCTCGCTGAATATCTTCGTCGGTATAATGATTTTCATTGCCGTATGGTTCTTTGTGTCACAGATACTGGAGATGCGCCTGTTGGGCTCAATACTCGACAAACTCGTGTCGGTGGGAGTGCTCGCACTCATCGTCATCTTCCAGGAAGACATCAGAAAGTTCCTCTACGACCTCGGTGCCCATCAGCGCGTGCGCTCCATAGTGCGCTTCTTCTCTCCTAAAAATGACAATGAGCGCAACCAGACGGAACTGAAGAATATCATCATGCCTATCGTGATGGCATGCATGTCTATGGCGAAAGGCAAGGTGGGTGCACTCATCGTGATAGAACGTCACTCGTCGCTTAACGACATTGTGAACACTGGCGATGTCATCAATGCCAACATTAACCAGCGACTCATAGAAAACATCTTCTTCAAGAACTCACCACTGCACGACGGTGCAATGATCATTTCGAAACGCCGCATACGTGCCGCAGGATGTATCCTACCCGTGAGCCACAACCTCGACATACCCAAGAACTTAGGATTGCGCCACCGCGCCGCTCTGGGCATATCGCAGGAGACCGATGCCCTTTCGGTAATTGTGTCGGAAGAGACGGGTGCTATCTCTGTGGCAGAGAGAGGGAAGTTCCGCCTGAACCTCTCGGCAGAGGAACTGGAGTCTATACTCACAAACGAGATGGAAGAAGAGAAACATGACTCAACAAGTACAGTCGCCAATTCTTGAGCTTCAGCACCAGCAGCTATTGCTGCAGATGGAGTATGAAGAAGAGAAGAAATCATTTCAACAGAAGGTAGATGCCATAGGCATGCAGCGTCGCATAGAGCGTGGCGATGCATGGTGGCCCGTGCACTTCGTTCGCAGCTTCTACAACTCTCTGAACCAGTTCTGCGTGGAGATAACACGCACAAGGAAAGACGACGACGAGGCCGACCATAACTTTGAGTTCGGCAAGCCAGTGAGCTTCTTCAGAGAGAGTGGAGAGTTCTTGCCTTGCAAGCGTCCTTCGGCCGAGCGTAGAGTGGAGAGTGGAGAGTTTGCTACCGCAATTGATGGCAACTCAGAACAGAAAGCAAAACTGAACTCGAAACACAGTGCGGTAGCAAACTCTAAACTCTACACTCTCAACTCTCAACTAGCAAAGGGTACCGTCTCCTATGCCGATGCCGACCGCATGGTGGTGGCACTGCCCGATGATACCAATGTGGGCGACCTGAAGCAGGAGGGCATTGGCATACAGCTGTCGTTCGACGAGACCAGCTACCGCATGATGTTTGATGCCTTGGAGCGCACCATACGCGCCAAGGGACGTCTAGGCTATCTGCGCGACCTCTTCTATACGCCAGGCATGAAGGCTGAGACATTCTCGTTTCCCGACATACACTTCCCCTACCTCAACGCCACTCAGGAACATGCCGTCAACGAGGTGCTGAGAGCCAAAGACGTAGCCATCGTTCACGGTCCTCCAGGAACAGGCAAGACGACAACGCTCGTGGAAGCCATCTACGAGACGCTGCGCCGCGAGAACCAGGTGCTGGTATGCGCACAGAGCAACATGGCCGTTGACTGGATCTCGGAGCGTCTTGTTGACCGTGGTCTCAACGTGCTTAGGATAGGCAACCCTGTGCGTGTAGATGACAAGATGCTGTCGTTCACCTATGAGCGCCGCTTCGAGGCCCATCCCGACTACGAGCTACTATGGTCGCTGCGCAAGGCAATACGTGAGCTGCGCAAGAACCGCAAGCGTGGCGACGACAAGTACCACCAGAAGCTGGAGCGACTGAAAGACCGCGCTACAGCCCTTGAGATAGCCATCAACCAACAACTCTTCGGCGAGGCACGCGTCATAGCCTGTACGCTCGTGGGAAGCGGTCACAGACTATTGGAAGGCATGAAGTTCGGCACGGTATTCATTGACGAGGCAGCCCAGGCTCTCGAAGCCGCCTGCTGGATTCCAATACGCCGTGCGTCGCGAGTCATCTTCGCCGGCGATCACTGTCAGCTGCCGCCAACGGTGAAGAGCTACGAAGCACTGAAGGGCGGACTGGGAAAGACTCTCATGGAGCGCATCGTGGAACAGCATCCCGCCGTTGTCACGCTGCTCACCATGCAATACCGTATGAACGAAGAAATCATGCGCTTCTCCAGCGACTGGTTCTATGATAACATGGTACAGAGTGCGCCCGAGGTGAAATATCGTAGCATCCTCGACCTCGACCTGCCGATGACGTGGGTAGATAGTGGAGAGTTGAGAGTGGAGAGTTTAGAGTTTGCTACCGCAATTGATGGCAAATCAGAACAGAGAACAGAAATGAACTCAGAACAGAGAGCGGTAGCAAACTCTAAACTCTCCACTATCAACTCTACACTCGGAAGCATCTCCAACGCTTCCGAAGCTCGTCTCACCCTCCTTGCCCTTCGCGCCTATTATGAGATGATTGGTAAGGAGCGCATACTCAGTGAGCGGCTTGACGTGGGCATCATCTCACCCTATCGCGCACAGGTGCAGCTGCTACGCCGCATGGTGAAGAAAGAAGAGTTCTTCAAACCCTTCCGCAGCCTCATAACCATAAATACCGTCGATGGCTTTCAGGGACAGGAGCGTGACATCATCGTCATATCCCTTGTAAGAAGCAACGACGAAGGTCAGATAGGATTCCTACGTGACCTTCGTCGCATGAATGTTGCCATAACTCGCGCCCGAATGAAGCTTATCATTCTCGGCGACCGCTCCACGCTCTGTCGCCACCCATTCTATCGTAAGCTCTGGGAGTATATTCAGGGACTGAAGAATTGAGAGTTTAGAGTTTAGAAGCGAACGCCGCAGCCTCAGCAGCAGCAATAATCTCTTCGCGCGTCATACGCTCTTTCTGGTGAGTGATGTCGGAGAGAGAGAACTCATCGCTCGAGAGGTCCAGTTCAGCATCTTTTTCTTTGTTTCTCTTAGCGTTCACATCGTTTTCAGCCTCCTCAGCACTCGTTGGCTCCTCCGTCTGAACAGATTTCTGCTCAATGATGAAGTTGGTCTTCTCAGCCTCCAGGTCTGGTGCTACAGCTGTCGGCTCCTCCTCCATCTTCGTGCGCTCACTCTTAGCCTGGAAGATGGCATCGATGAACTGTGGCTCGCGGCGCAGACGCTGCAGCGTCTCCCTTGACGCCTCCTGCTGTGCCTCTTTCTTGGAAAAGCCCTGTCCACAGCTGCCTTCCACCCCTTCAAGCATCACCATGAAGCCAAAGACAGGCGAACCCTGTTTGTCGGTCTCCTGCTTCATCATCTTGAACTCCATGCGCACACGGTTCTTCTGGGTCCATTCCAACAGCTTCGACTTGAAGTTCACCTCCTTATACGCCACCTTGTCGATGTTCACCATCTGTGCGAGGATACGCTTTTTCATGAATCGCATCACAGCTGCATAACCCTGGTCGAGATATATTGCTCCTACGAGCGCCTCGAAGGCGTTACCTGCCATGTAGCTGTTGTGCGAACGCGATTGTCCTTTCGACTGTATAAGGTCTGTGAGTCCCATCTCCTCAGCCAGCTTACCAAGTGTCTCACGGCTTACGAGCTTAGAACGTGTGTTGGTGAGAAATCCCTCGCGCTTGCCTGAGAAGTGATCATAGACAATGTGTCCCACCACTGCGTCGAGAATGGCGTCACCAAGGAACTCCAGTCGCTCATTGTTTAGCGGCTTGCCCTTGTCGCCTCTCTGTGAAGCGCTCTTGTGTGTCAGTGCTATCTTGTAATAGCTTATGTTCTCGGGATAGAAACCAATGATGTTGTATAAAGAAGAATAAAGCTCCTTCTCCTGACGGAAAGGGAGCTTTATTCTGCTAATGATATCCTTAATCCTCATACTTAACTTTCGTTGAATTTTCTTTCGCTCGATAATGAAAGCACGCTTTCATTATTCTCACTTATCCGAAAATTTTTTGAACACAACGCAGGCATTGTGACCGCCGAAGCCGAAGGTGTTCGACAGACCAGCGCGAACGGTGCGCTTCTGTGCCTTGTTGAAAGTAAAGTTCAGATTATAGTCAATCTCAGGATCCTGGTCATCGTCAGCGTGGTTGATTGTTGGCGGAACGATGTCGTTCTGAACAGCCAGCAGTGTCACCATTGCCTCTACGGCACCGGCAGCACCCAGCAGGTGACCAGTCATTGACTTTGTTGACGAAATGTTGAGCTTGAAGGCTGCATCGCCGAACACCTCCTTGATGGCCTTAGCCTCTGAGATGTCACCAACATGAGTTGATGTACCGTGAACATTGATGTAGTCAATATCCTCTGGCTTCATATTTGCGTCCTCAAGAGCATTCTTCATCACGAGCTTTGCGCCCAGACCCTCTGGGTGAGAAGCGGTGATGTGGTGAGCATCGGCACTCATGCCGGCACCAACCATCTCTGCATAGATCTTTGCTCCGCGAGCCTTAGCGTGCTCCAGCTCCTCAAGGATGAGACAGCCGGCACCCTCGGCCATGACGAATCCGTCGCGTGAAGCGCTGAACGGACGGCTTGCCTTCTCTGGCTCGTCGTTACGTGTAGAGAGAGCCTTCATTGCGTTAAAGCCGCCTACACCTGTCTCACAGATGGCAGCCTCAGCACCACCGGCAACGATAGCGTTGGCCTTACCCAGACGAATCAGGTTGAAAGCATCAGCCAGTGCATTTGAAGAAGATGCACATGCAGATGCAGTGATATAGTTGGGTCCGTGGAATCCGTACATGATAGAGATCTGACCGGCAGCGATGTCGGCGATCATCTTAGGAATGAAGAATGGGTTGAACTTTGGACCCATGTCGTGATGAGCACCATAGTACATCACTTCATCCTCAAAAGTCTTGATACCACCGATACCTACACCGAACACAACGCCAATGCGATCCTTATCTTCCTTCTCCAGATCCCAGCCGCAGTCCTCAACAGCCTGCTTTGCAGAGATCAGAGCCAACTGTGTGTAACGGTCCATCTTGC
This region of Prevotella sp. E13-27 genomic DNA includes:
- a CDS encoding tetratricopeptide repeat protein, producing MNKKQIILLSATALLLTSCSGKLGELSADNFSVNPNPLETQAGEVPATINGMFPEKYMKKKAVVTVTPELRFQTTNGMQAVKGTSATFQGEKVQGNDQTISYLVGGRYTMKTNFAYQPEMQESELYLTFDAKIGKKTVQVPDVKVATGVIATSELYKRTLANTQGAVAQDAFQRIIPQKQEANIKFLIGQAQLRKSELQNNSVQEFVRLLNEIAQDQESKVLEGIEVSAYASPDGGYQLNEKLAGNREKVSEDYLKKEMKKIGSNSPVDTKYTAEDWEGFQELVSASNIQDKDVILRVLSMYKDPEERENQIKAISSAFRELADGILPQLRRARLTANYQLIGRDDDQIKFQISSDASKLTVEELLYGATLYDNDLKSAENAYKKAVELYPNDARAYNNLATIAYQKGNLSEAQQWLEKAQKVNANLPEINANLGLIALRNGDIQAAENYIAKASAANGAKEAIGNLHLAQGKYAQAEQDFNGINTNSAALAQIMNKNYNAAANTLKNVKNADGMTDYLKAIVAARTGKASDAAIALQSALAKDASLRPYAEKDKELKK
- a CDS encoding DUF4369 domain-containing protein; the protein is MKHLLSILLIAVLLASCSSRRGNFRLEGEFRNMNQAELYIYDAVKGHKDTIGVSRGRFVYERAVADTSTLVLIFPNYSTIPVFAYSGAKIKLKGDVSQLKKVELKGSDENEDMTAFRLKTSQMTPPEVKEAAAKFIEEHPQSYVSLYLLNHYFIETVSPDYEEAYRLSNILLTATPTRRPVILLHKSLKTLHAGAVGSKLPVFAVMDINNKVLTTSYLRKKINVVCLWANWSYDSRNTMSQLNRLQKKHPDKLAVMGISIDATKDESKDWRRRDSISCAIVCDGKMWSSPLAQSMGLTNIYSNIIADKNGNIIKRDIEKSYDLKKEIEKMLEEK
- the folP gene encoding dihydropteroate synthase; protein product: MDYTLNINGRLLSLEKPVVMGILNATPDSFYASSRQQTESDIAQRAREIIDQGGTIIDVGAYSTRPGHAEVTQEEEMSRLRTALKVINSEVSDPIISIDTFRPDVARMAVEEYGAAIINDVSEGNEQMFRLVARMGVPYILMSVQPDLRSTLLMLAKKVQQLRDMGQKDIIIDPGFGFGKTVEQNYQLFNEMEKLSVMELPLLVGISRKSMIFKLLGCTPNEALNGTTVLNTIALTKGASILRVHDVKEAVECCKITSQFSPLTSHP
- the cdaA gene encoding diadenylate cyclase CdaA — encoded protein: MFIEFGIKDFIDILWAALMLYYVYRLMRESRSLNIFVGIMIFIAVWFFVSQILEMRLLGSILDKLVSVGVLALIVIFQEDIRKFLYDLGAHQRVRSIVRFFSPKNDNERNQTELKNIIMPIVMACMSMAKGKVGALIVIERHSSLNDIVNTGDVINANINQRLIENIFFKNSPLHDGAMIISKRRIRAAGCILPVSHNLDIPKNLGLRHRAALGISQETDALSVIVSEETGAISVAERGKFRLNLSAEELESILTNEMEEEKHDSTSTVANS
- a CDS encoding AAA domain-containing protein, which encodes MTQQVQSPILELQHQQLLLQMEYEEEKKSFQQKVDAIGMQRRIERGDAWWPVHFVRSFYNSLNQFCVEITRTRKDDDEADHNFEFGKPVSFFRESGEFLPCKRPSAERRVESGEFATAIDGNSEQKAKLNSKHSAVANSKLYTLNSQLAKGTVSYADADRMVVALPDDTNVGDLKQEGIGIQLSFDETSYRMMFDALERTIRAKGRLGYLRDLFYTPGMKAETFSFPDIHFPYLNATQEHAVNEVLRAKDVAIVHGPPGTGKTTTLVEAIYETLRRENQVLVCAQSNMAVDWISERLVDRGLNVLRIGNPVRVDDKMLSFTYERRFEAHPDYELLWSLRKAIRELRKNRKRGDDKYHQKLERLKDRATALEIAINQQLFGEARVIACTLVGSGHRLLEGMKFGTVFIDEAAQALEAACWIPIRRASRVIFAGDHCQLPPTVKSYEALKGGLGKTLMERIVEQHPAVVTLLTMQYRMNEEIMRFSSDWFYDNMVQSAPEVKYRSILDLDLPMTWVDSGELRVESLEFATAIDGKSEQRTEMNSEQRAVANSKLSTINSTLGSISNASEARLTLLALRAYYEMIGKERILSERLDVGIISPYRAQVQLLRRMVKKEEFFKPFRSLITINTVDGFQGQERDIIVISLVRSNDEGQIGFLRDLRRMNVAITRARMKLIILGDRSTLCRHPFYRKLWEYIQGLKN
- the rnc gene encoding ribonuclease III, whose product is MRIKDIISRIKLPFRQEKELYSSLYNIIGFYPENISYYKIALTHKSASQRGDKGKPLNNERLEFLGDAILDAVVGHIVYDHFSGKREGFLTNTRSKLVSRETLGKLAEEMGLTDLIQSKGQSRSHNSYMAGNAFEALVGAIYLDQGYAAVMRFMKKRILAQMVNIDKVAYKEVNFKSKLLEWTQKNRVRMEFKMMKQETDKQGSPVFGFMVMLEGVEGSCGQGFSKKEAQQEASRETLQRLRREPQFIDAIFQAKSERTKMEEEPTAVAPDLEAEKTNFIIEQKSVQTEEPTSAEEAENDVNAKRNKEKDAELDLSSDEFSLSDITHQKERMTREEIIAAAEAAAFASKL
- the fabF gene encoding beta-ketoacyl-ACP synthase II, producing MELKRVVVTGLGAVTPLGNTPQETWKNLLAGVSGAAPITSFDTTNFKTKFACEVKNLNVDDYLDRKEARKMDRYTQLALISAKQAVEDCGWDLEKEDKDRIGVVFGVGIGGIKTFEDEVMYYGAHHDMGPKFNPFFIPKMIADIAAGQISIMYGFHGPNYITASACASSSNALADAFNLIRLGKANAIVAGGAEAAICETGVGGFNAMKALSTRNDEPEKASRPFSASRDGFVMAEGAGCLILEELEHAKARGAKIYAEMVGAGMSADAHHITASHPEGLGAKLVMKNALEDANMKPEDIDYINVHGTSTHVGDISEAKAIKEVFGDAAFKLNISSTKSMTGHLLGAAGAVEAMVTLLAVQNDIVPPTINHADDDQDPEIDYNLNFTFNKAQKRTVRAGLSNTFGFGGHNACVVFKKFSDK